A stretch of the Nicotiana tabacum cultivar K326 chromosome 6, ASM71507v2, whole genome shotgun sequence genome encodes the following:
- the LOC107793994 gene encoding uncharacterized protein LOC107793994 isoform X1 has product MSAPNKPPSRGFSFFNITAGIGSGGGGGTGRKSNATMDLPQPQLKLEPDREVYRPGDPVTITVEIKNPTTSCSLLIEKLSFEIKGIEKLDTQWFSTPKSSPDSKQRRGEYVFMDNVTPALISNQIVSAGSSRQFMVRTILPSTIPPSYRGATIRYLYYVRSILSGQYLIMENGHFREESIRDLDELETRIPLQIWVTQKSNGLKSEEGRTCGIVPASTLPLDVYWKEMDADSDWAKINETFDGVEEGYESSRDEVSSVSSYNPMKDNIHQTFGSSLSLQSSLARSSSKDLPHLEGRSSISSQLALPQIAVADVLYDSNGADVLSPSKSSAIVSPSQQLKNTKSFSKYDDSTVPSVSGMGESGASEGFIRGRSYNIRLDDQVLLRFSPKNSESTYYFSDMIGGTLTFFHEEGSRRCLELLITLEMTETISRRFVHPSRRHAPSITKVHSDHHEVVADLIQTSFIFSIPMDGPMSFSTHYVSVQWALRFEFFTTPKNVDWSRYEHPLLVEGREKCEWVLPITVHAPPGGAAAAQTRNDKSFSLEPLWVHT; this is encoded by the exons ATGTCAGCCCCCAATAAACCACCTTCCCGTGGTTTCTCATTCTTTAACATCACCGCCGGCATCGGCAGTGGCGGCGGCGGCGGCACTGGCAGAAAATCCAATGCGACGATGGATCTACCACAACCCCAGCTGAAGCTGGAACCGGATAGAGAAGTGTATAGACCGGGTGATCCGGTAACCATTACTGTTGAAATCAAGAATCCGACTACTTCTTGCTCTTTGCTTATTGAAAAACTTAGTTTTGAGATTAAAGGGATCGAGAAATTGGATACCCAATGGTTTTCAACTCCTAAATCTTCTCCTGATTCTAAGCAACGCAGAG GTGAGTATGTTTTCATGGATAATGTGACTCCTGCATTAATTTCAAATCAGATTGTCTCTGCCGGTAGCTCCAGACAAT TTATGGTACGAACAATTCTACCAAGCACCATACCACCATCATACAGGGGTGCAACCATTCGTTACCTTTACTATGTTAGAAGTATTTTATCTGGACAATATTTGATAATGGAAAATGGTCACTTCCGTGAAGAATCTATACGAGATCTTGATGAGCTG GAAACGAGAATACCACTGCAAATATGGGTAACTCAGAAGAGTAATGGCCTGAAAAGTGAAGAAGGCCGCACTTGTG GGATTGTTCCTGCTTCAACTCTGCCTTTGGATGTTTACTGGAAAGAGATGGATGCAGATTCCGATTGG GCTAAAATAAATGAAACTTTTGATGGTGTGGAGGAAGGATATGAAAGTTCAAGGGATGAAGTCTCGTCAGTTTCCTCCTATAATCCCATGAAAGATAATATACACCAAACATTTGGAAGTTCATTATCCTTGCAGTCTTCCTTAGCAAGGTCTTCAAGCAAAGATCTTCCACATCTTGAAGGACGGTCGAGCATATCTTCACAACTGGCACTTCCACAGATAGCTGTGGCTGATGTCTTGTATGATTCTAATGGGG CAGATGTTTTGTCCCCTAGCAAGTCTTCTGCTATTGTCTCTCCAAGTCAACAGCTGAAAAATACCAAATCCTTTTCCAAATATGATGATTCAACAGTACCTTCTGTCTCAGGCATGGGTGAATCTGGAGCAT CAGAAGGGTTTATTCGAGGGAGGTCTTACAACATCAGACTAGATGACCAAGTGCTTCTAAGGTTTTCTCCAAAAAATTCTGAGTCGACATATTACTTCAGTGATATG ATAGGTGGAACCCTGACCTTTTTTCATGAAGAGGGTTCTAGAAGATGCCTTGAG CTTTTAATAACACTGGAGATGACCGAGACTATAAGCCGACGTTTTGTACATCCTTCACGGAGACATGCTCCTTCTATTACCAAG GTTCATAGTGATCATCATGAAGTGGTTGCTGATTTAATTCAGACAAGCTTTATTTTTTCCATTCCGATGGATGGTCCTATGTCTTTTTCCACTCATTATGTCTCCGTACAATGGGCTCTTCGATTTGAATTCTTTACCACTCCCAAGAATGTTGACTGGTCAAG ATATGAGCATCCTCTTTTGGTAGAGGGTAGAGAGAAGTGTGAGTGGGTACTTCCAATAACTGTGCATGCACCTCCAGGAGGAGCTGCTGCAGCTCAGACACGAAATGACAAGTCATTCTCTTTGGAACCCCTATGGGTCCACACATAA
- the LOC107793994 gene encoding uncharacterized protein LOC107793994 isoform X2 — MSAPNKPPSRGFSFFNITAGIGSGGGGGTGRKSNATMDLPQPQLKLEPDREVYRPGDPVTITVEIKNPTTSCSLLIEKLSFEIKGIEKLDTQWFSTPKSSPDSKQRRGEYVFMDNVTPALISNQIVSAGSSRQFMVRTILPSTIPPSYRGATIRYLYYVRSILSGQYLIMENGHFREESIRDLDELETRIPLQIWVTQKSNGLKSEEGRTCGIVPASTLPLDVYWKEMDADSDWAKINETFDGVEEGYESSRDEVSSVSSYNPMKDNIHQTFGSSLSLQSSLARSSSKDLPHLEGRSSISSQLALPQIAVADVLYDSNGDVLSPSKSSAIVSPSQQLKNTKSFSKYDDSTVPSVSGMGESGASEGFIRGRSYNIRLDDQVLLRFSPKNSESTYYFSDMIGGTLTFFHEEGSRRCLELLITLEMTETISRRFVHPSRRHAPSITKVHSDHHEVVADLIQTSFIFSIPMDGPMSFSTHYVSVQWALRFEFFTTPKNVDWSRYEHPLLVEGREKCEWVLPITVHAPPGGAAAAQTRNDKSFSLEPLWVHT; from the exons ATGTCAGCCCCCAATAAACCACCTTCCCGTGGTTTCTCATTCTTTAACATCACCGCCGGCATCGGCAGTGGCGGCGGCGGCGGCACTGGCAGAAAATCCAATGCGACGATGGATCTACCACAACCCCAGCTGAAGCTGGAACCGGATAGAGAAGTGTATAGACCGGGTGATCCGGTAACCATTACTGTTGAAATCAAGAATCCGACTACTTCTTGCTCTTTGCTTATTGAAAAACTTAGTTTTGAGATTAAAGGGATCGAGAAATTGGATACCCAATGGTTTTCAACTCCTAAATCTTCTCCTGATTCTAAGCAACGCAGAG GTGAGTATGTTTTCATGGATAATGTGACTCCTGCATTAATTTCAAATCAGATTGTCTCTGCCGGTAGCTCCAGACAAT TTATGGTACGAACAATTCTACCAAGCACCATACCACCATCATACAGGGGTGCAACCATTCGTTACCTTTACTATGTTAGAAGTATTTTATCTGGACAATATTTGATAATGGAAAATGGTCACTTCCGTGAAGAATCTATACGAGATCTTGATGAGCTG GAAACGAGAATACCACTGCAAATATGGGTAACTCAGAAGAGTAATGGCCTGAAAAGTGAAGAAGGCCGCACTTGTG GGATTGTTCCTGCTTCAACTCTGCCTTTGGATGTTTACTGGAAAGAGATGGATGCAGATTCCGATTGG GCTAAAATAAATGAAACTTTTGATGGTGTGGAGGAAGGATATGAAAGTTCAAGGGATGAAGTCTCGTCAGTTTCCTCCTATAATCCCATGAAAGATAATATACACCAAACATTTGGAAGTTCATTATCCTTGCAGTCTTCCTTAGCAAGGTCTTCAAGCAAAGATCTTCCACATCTTGAAGGACGGTCGAGCATATCTTCACAACTGGCACTTCCACAGATAGCTGTGGCTGATGTCTTGTATGATTCTAATGGGG ATGTTTTGTCCCCTAGCAAGTCTTCTGCTATTGTCTCTCCAAGTCAACAGCTGAAAAATACCAAATCCTTTTCCAAATATGATGATTCAACAGTACCTTCTGTCTCAGGCATGGGTGAATCTGGAGCAT CAGAAGGGTTTATTCGAGGGAGGTCTTACAACATCAGACTAGATGACCAAGTGCTTCTAAGGTTTTCTCCAAAAAATTCTGAGTCGACATATTACTTCAGTGATATG ATAGGTGGAACCCTGACCTTTTTTCATGAAGAGGGTTCTAGAAGATGCCTTGAG CTTTTAATAACACTGGAGATGACCGAGACTATAAGCCGACGTTTTGTACATCCTTCACGGAGACATGCTCCTTCTATTACCAAG GTTCATAGTGATCATCATGAAGTGGTTGCTGATTTAATTCAGACAAGCTTTATTTTTTCCATTCCGATGGATGGTCCTATGTCTTTTTCCACTCATTATGTCTCCGTACAATGGGCTCTTCGATTTGAATTCTTTACCACTCCCAAGAATGTTGACTGGTCAAG ATATGAGCATCCTCTTTTGGTAGAGGGTAGAGAGAAGTGTGAGTGGGTACTTCCAATAACTGTGCATGCACCTCCAGGAGGAGCTGCTGCAGCTCAGACACGAAATGACAAGTCATTCTCTTTGGAACCCCTATGGGTCCACACATAA